The Spinacia oleracea cultivar Varoflay chromosome 2, BTI_SOV_V1, whole genome shotgun sequence DNA segment CGAATTCTGGGGGAGTTTCCATTTCCTAGGAAGTACAGAAATCTGATTGTTTGACTGCTCAACAGTGGCGGAGCCACGGGCCTCTTTGAGGGGTCCTTCACCCCActtgatttattttattttatttttatagttaaattttcaatttttttttaaaatacataattttagtgaaagtttcatcaatttttaaatagtgaCCCCGCTATCTCGAATTTCTGGATCCGGTACTGCTGCTCAATAATGTTGGATCTTGACAGTAGAAGTTCTTAAGAAGAATTTCTAGCTTTGTGCTAATTGAACAACTACACAATCTTTTACTTTTCGAGAAGTATATCTTCCCGTTCCtccatgtcaaccaaacaacaacTAAGAAGGTTTGATGACTGTGACATGGACTATACCTAAGTTCCTTGGTACACCCTAGTGGCGATCAAGACTAAATTATACAATGTAGTTTAAGAAGCAGTCCAAGTTATACAGACAGCTGGGTCTGAGCTCGATAGTTTCATAGGAATCCTTTTAAGCAAGTTCAGCACTAATACTAATATTTCACGAGGATAATACTCAACCTGCTCAAATGTTTGAAATCATTTCTTATTCAGGTGCATAGTATGTCACTGTAGATATTTTGATCTTTTGTCTTTAAAGTTCACTACAGATTTTTAGTCATCAGAGATTGTTTCTACAGAGTACACTTCATTTAGACTGCTCTTGTCCTTGATCATATTGAGTTACTCACATATCTAGAGTTGACAATTAGGCTGGGTTGTGTTTGAGTTGGGTCAATTTTGGGTCTATTGGAAATAAAGTTTGTTGTAGAAAGCCCATCAATTTCAGCTATATTTGATTCCGAACGGTCCTGAGTCAATTTCACTGTTCATGTCAGTTAGTGTCTGATTTAGGTCTGCTTTGGGTATGGGTCAACTATGATGTCAGTTTTTTCAGGAGCATCCGTGTAGATATATCCATTAGATGTCTTAAATGAAGCAGTTGAAATTATGACACATCTAATTGTaccaattgcttttgaagtttgaGAGGCTTAGGATGTTGATCTGTTATCACTTAAACGATACTCTCTCTTTTTTCACTGGAGTGATTGGGTTACTTTTTACTCCGTGTCTGACAAGTTTCGAATGAAACAATCCTTAAATGTCCATTGCCACTCTTGTGTCATTAATGTGTTTCTCCACTGTAAACTATCCATTGCCACTCTTTGCTCTCATGTAATGAACTAGCCTATTAGGGAGAGTAGTTTAGTATTGCACAATTAGTTGGTTAAGGGTAGTTTGAGACTTTGAGGAGTAAAATAATCTACTACAAATAAGGGAGTGTAGGTAAAGAGAAAACATCCAGAATTACTGATTTGTTATGTGTTGTTTAGCATTTTGGGAGTGAAACAAGCCACTCGAAAGCTTGTATCTATCAAtcagttgttccattttccattaTCACCAATCAAATCTCTTCGATCCTTCTTTTTACTTTTTGGGGTTTCATAGTGTTCTCTGTCATTTCAGCTTAGGGTAGTTCATCTTCATCCTCCCATCACATTAATTAAATATCATGAACTTCCCTGAAAATGGCCTATTGTTCTATCAATAGCCTTTTCTTGTTCTTAAAGTAAACTGTGATATGCTAATATGTTGCTTTTGGACTCTTTATGTACAGATGGTGGGGTGGTTGGTTGCAGCACCATTTATCCTGGCTCTGCTTTACGTTATATTTTTGCCATGTTACAAAATTCTTGTGCAGAAATTCAGCTCTGCCTCCTTAAACGAAAAGCTAAAAAGTGATGAAGAACTTAGGCTCAAGGTGAGGGCTGCCTGAACTATTATACTGTATGTTTAGAAATACATGTAGTTTTCTCCTTTAATTAGGCGTTTAGGCATCCAGGCCGTGaatgttttttcttcttctccagGCCACCTTGATTGAATAGACAATATCCTCATGGGTTTGTTTAGTTGAATCGATTGATCTGATCAGAAGATGTTCTTTGCACAAAGAACTACTAAATCTTTATTCAACTGTATTTATGTACATCTGAATCCGAATCTGCTGATCAGTTTATTCTGCTATCTGTTTGGAGGGTGACGGTTCTTGTTGAATTACAGTCGAAAGAACTATGAAAAGTGACCTTGATTCCCACTCATAAAACTCATTTCTCATATGTAAATAACCAAAATGTGAAGAGAGAACTCATCCTTGTAAAGTTTGTATATTGTTGTGCTAAGATCACAGTTTGTTTATTACCATTGTCGCGGATCATTGATATCTTCTTCCACTTCCCTGAACGAATGTGCAATTCTATAGCCGGGTTATTTTATCTGGTGACTGCATCACTGCAGGTCTGCAGCATAATGTTACAAACTTGGTGCTTTAATATGTATTTGTGAAAGATTCAGTTGCCATTTTTTTCTGACTTTTACCTACCATCGGTGACACAAATTAGAAGGTGCACCCGGTTGTATGTAGATCTACATGCAACCGGGTTAAAAGTACTTTTTACAGTTTAAAATCACATTTTTACAGTTTATAAGCACATTTTAGAGTTTAAAAACCACAtatattatttgttcttttaaagcGGATGTACATTTTGTGTAAAAATGTGCCTTTAAGGGCAAATATGTgttttcaaacaataaaaatatgttttttttaaaggagTAAAAATACAAAACTGACTTGGTTGCATGTAGCTCTACATGCAACGGGGTATACCTTCTACCGATTGGGACTGATCAACTGGGACTGGAAATAAATTTCCGAATATAGTACTAATGTGTATTTCGTATGTAATTTTGAAAGTCAATAAATTCGAAAAGTTAATATGATACAACTAAAAAGACAGAAGAAGTAATAAATTGTTGTTTATAGAGTGTTAATCAATTGAAACTTGAATGCCCAAATGGAGGGTGGACAAGAAATCTCGAACCCAAGACAAAAATAGATGAAAAAGAATCATGACAATTGAATTAGGTACACGTTAAGTGAGAATCGTGACAGTTGAAGACAATAAAAATTGTTGTTAGAACaaataataattcaaaataaatacTACTTCATGTTTTTCAATTCTATTTTGAtacaatacggagtactacCTTTCTTAAGAAAGATTAAGAGAAAACAACAAATAAAACACATCTAAAGATAGTATAATGTTGTTCAAGCAAAAGTGGCAAGAGGAGCAAATTttattgatattttgaaaaaaaatcattacaCAATTAGCTTAGACTAACACCTAGGGAATTCCCGGGGAAAAAAATGAACTCGAAagtttgaaacagaaatgaaATGAAAATTAGCTTAAATAGAAAATTTTAGTCCTATTTAATGCGTGCCTCTCGCTAAGTATGGGCACTAGAAACAACACATTATTCATTTCTTTGGCCAGTTTTCCAAGGATGAAATTTGTCCATTCATTAGCGACATTATTTAATTTTCACTACGTTTAACAAAAGATCAAACTACATCATCAAATTCAAAGTTAGCAGGTAAATCTAAAATATCATCAACGGAATAAATACATAATCAAATGAAAAACAATAGTTCCTTCCTAGTAAATTCCCGAGTAGAATTTCAATGAATCTTATGCCGATCGATTGATTAGTAACATATTTTTCTTTTCACGAGTTtccttaaaacaaaaaaataaaaaaacaaaaaaaaacaccatGTTCCTATTCAATACCTATCTAATCTATTTTTTTTGGAACGAATATATCCAACAATAATTAAACATTAATCGTAACCTTGAcatataattaaaaattaaccctataaatgtatttttgttttgtAGCATTTCGAAGTCGTTCATCCAAAATTGACAATTATAGAAAATTactttataaaattaaattaaaaaaataggcATGACTCATACTACAGATTTGGGACTTCCGTCATGTCAGAAAATTTGTCCCATTATTTGACAGATGGAATTGCATGCTGCACTCTTCCGGATAAACTATATTcgccttcatttcttataacaTCACTATCAATTTCCCAATCACAAATACTACGAATTTCACTATTTTTTAGTATAAATCTGCTCGGATCTTCCCTAAATTCGGGGAATCATTAGATATTTTCCTTCAATTTATCAGTAATTTCATctataaaaccctaatttccgaCATTTTCCCCCCAGAATTCTGCTTTTTTGATCTGTAAATGTCCCCTTCAAATGCATCCTACAATGGTAGGAGAAGCAGCGGAAATCGCCGCATTATAGAATCGAGTCCATTTGAAACGGAATCGAGTATAATTAGTAGCAGAAATGacggtggcggtggcggtggtAGTGATAGTCATACAGAatcattgaaattgtatgaagCAATTATATTTTCTGGACCAATTGTGTTCACATTGATCAtaattttcttgttttactTCTTCTATCTCCGCCGTCATAGTGTGGATTGGTCTTCTCTTCGTATGCGTGCTTCGAATTCTGCTGCCGTAGCCGCCGCCGCTACCGATGGCGTTGAGGTATATAGCTTGTTGATTAGCTAATTGATGGGTTAAGCTGCATTGTTTAATGTTCTTTGATAATGAATTGtgatttgatgatgaattgtgATTTGATTTGATCTGATTTATAGGTGGTTGAGCTGGGGTTGAAGAAAGAATTTAGGGAGATGCTGCCAATAATCGTGTTTAAGGAGAGCTTTTCTGTTAGAGACACACAGTGAGTTCatctctcttttttgcttttttgttctttttagtATGCTTTAATTGAGATAGTGGAGTTTGGTTTATGAAAAAGTGGTGGTAGTAATTATGCGGTTTTAGAAATTATGTAAAATGTGGGGAAATTGATTTTGGATAAGAAAACTGCTCATTGAGACTCAAACTTGCTTGTTGGATAGTGGATAAACAAGATTTTTTAGTGAGAATGTAATGAGATTCGCTGACGGTTTCGTTAAATGGGTGGTGAGTAGTTATTTTGATGAGGTTATGCTGGATTCTTTAGATTCTGGTGGTATATCGGACTCTCCGACTGAGGGTTTCTAAATATCAAGTGGCTTGTGACTAAATTGGACACAAGTCACCTTTGGTACTAATTAGTAGTGTATTGGTATAACAATAACACACTAGTTCAATATCAATACCAAATTAATCAGTACCAATACGAGTCACTTGCGTCCATTTTGAGCACAAACAACTTTTGACATAGACTTCctattcccagactacgatcACTGAAAAAGTCtactttttcaaaataaataaacacttGGCGCGTTAGTGGGTTTCTTTCCTGGTCGCATATGCCAAAGTGATCTAATCTTTCATTTTTACAATTATGCTATTAGTATTTCTAGTGGGCTATGTTGCATGGGTTCTTCACAATACCTTAAATTCCATTTTCTTAAAATGATCATGTTGACACGGGTATGGAGTATGACTCAGGATAAATGATACAAATATCTTGGGAAGTGGCTTGGTCGAAAAGATATACCCGTGTTGGATGTTTGTAGCAGAGTTCATGTGACATAGCCTGTCTTCCTCAGCTTGAAAAAAGCCAGCTTAATGAGGAGATATGTATATAGATTGTATACATACATGTGAACCTGTGTCATTAGTATCTATTTGTGCAATGACATGATTCAGGGACAATGGAGATTAGGATTCTCAGATGTGGAGCAGTTACAGTCCAAGCCTAATGTTGTGCCAGAAGCAACTTGGAGTTGGATTTGTGGTGCCCAAACTGCTTCCTTTTAGTACTATGTCCTCCATTCCTTTACTTATATTTCTGATTTCTGTTAAGTGCATTGAATGTTTTTTCCATTTGTCGTATGTACTTGTTTTACAATTAATTCCCAATCTGAGTACCTAGGTGCTAGGCTTCCGACCCCCTATATAAttcatcaaaaaataataaaagtcaCGTAGGCATACGATGAACCTTTACTTATTTAGCATGATGAAGATTAAGAGATGGAATGGTTCCTAGCTTCCTATAGCTTTTTTATCAAACAACAAGCCTGGTTTTTGCCTGTTAATCACTCTCTTTTTTCCTTTAGCTCTCCATTCCTTACATAACGAACTTTTAGTCTCCACTGGCCAGTCCACAGTGCTGGGATTAGACAAGGCTAGTTTACatatgaattttggaaatatCATAAATGTGTCTGAGGCATATGGTATGAATTAATGGTCTGTACATTTTAAATAACTAACCCCGGTTTTGAATCTCTAAGCTTCTCGAAAAGCACTTGTTACAGTATTCCTTTTCATGCCTAAAGGAATCCATAAGCATTGGATACAAATTTCCAGTAACTCATTTGATATGTACATTAATTATTAGAATTTTTGTGGATTATGAGTTAAGGTAAATATCCAACAGTGTATAACTTGAGATAGTACTGAGTTAAGGTAAATATCCAACAGTGTATAACTTGAGATAGTACTGCAGGAATGTTGTCTCCTAGTAGCCCCTGAATCTATGTCATCACTCTTTCCAATTTTAAATATTCCCTTCCTTTTGTCACATCTTTTTCCATTTCCAATGTAATATAAATGACATGTACTAGGAAGGAAGATAGTAAGGGACTTCTGTCCAGCACAAGAAATGGGACACCTCCTCCAATGGTATAGGTTCCTAGATGCACATACCAGTTGGACTAAAGTAGAACCCTGAATACTAGACACCATGAAGGGACAGGAACCTCACTCTTGTTTTAAATATAAACACTGAAGTTATGGTCatctttggattttttttttattttttttattgttatggTCTGTCATTGAAGGTATCTTGTGTTTGTTTAGCCAGTTTTCGCAATTGCCTATATAATTCTTTTTGGATGTTACTACATAAATGGGTCAAACAGGGTGAAAGTAAGTTGTTTTCAGTTTTcacatgggaatttttaatcCTAACAAAACCCATCGAAAGTGAGTTATTTACAGGTTAAAAATATCAACCGTAACCCAACCTAGCACCTGCAGCTTATTAAGTGACATCACCATTAATTGATATGGTCAAAGAATAAGATGTTATTTAATGCTCGTTCTGTCTCATTCAGTTCACCGACTATTCCTTCTTTGGCCGGTCTAAAATGTTCGCACGTTTTTCTTGTTCCTACATATACAATCAAGTaagttcttttcctttttacatATTTCCTTATTATAGGTATCAATTAATGCATATACAAGTTAATATAATAGTACAAATGCTGGCATAAACCACTTTTACATTTCTGAAGTCATTAAAGATACTACTTTcatacggagtaatttttaaCTAGTTCTTTAATAGGTGTTTTTCTTTCTCAACTAATGAAACATTTTTGGAATGAAGGGAGTAGTAGGACGGTCCCAATTGTGTTTGCATCTAAAAGAATCTAACTCGACAACATCAAACGAGTGTAAAAGGCTCCCATCAATAACGTCAAGGGTCCCCAATATACGTAAATATCACTCCAACAGCCTTACTACAATCTCAACTGAGACTGTGGCCACAATGCTTATAAAGGAGATTTGGTCTAATGGCAAGTTGGAAATGTATGTGTAAAATACTTCTCCTTAAACAGTAGTGATACATTAATAGATTTCTTATAGGTTCTTACTTAAATTTAGTAACAACTATTAAAGGAGATATTTTCTAAAATTATATCAAATCTTCCATCATGGAGGTTAGGAATCCAAACTATGTGATGATTGTGAACTAACATTGGAAGGAGGGTGTAGTTAAGACTTAAGAGAAAGGACGTATAATAGATAAGCTAAAACTGTTAACATGACACAACCAGCTTTgtgacatatatttttttatgatcAGCCAATTTGCTAGGCGTGATTAGTTAGCTACCCGGGGAACCGAATTGAGATATTGGTGTAAAAAAAAAGCAGGGTTACCAAATTGGTATGTAAAAATCCGTTCACTTTAAGTTGTATAAAACGAAGGGGAACCCTAGGCCTTTTATTTCGTCAGAA contains these protein-coding regions:
- the LOC110796137 gene encoding RING-H2 finger protein ATL7-like translates to MSPSNASYNGRRSSGNRRIIESSPFETESSIISSRNDGGGGGGSDSHTESLKLYEAIIFSGPIVFTLIIIFLFYFFYLRRHSVDWSSLRMRASNSAAVAAAATDGVEVVELGLKKEFREMLPIIVFKESFSVRDTQCSVCLGDYQAEDRLQQIPGCCHTFHLNCIDLWLATHTTCPLCRLSLISPSKTPPSLEPDSNIQIDSRLEDPENVDDDVLRLNRLQVL